The following proteins come from a genomic window of Methanosarcina sp. MTP4:
- the acsC gene encoding acetyl-CoA decarbonylase/synthase complex subunit gamma, whose product MKINSPLQAYKYLPQTNCGECGEPTCMAFASKLIDRSGKTADCPPLVKEKKFAKKLAELEGLLAPEIREVIIGVGEKAAKIGGDDVLYRHKLTFFNKTKMFFDVADNMEEAALVERVKQIADFRKFYVGNYLLLDGVAVRAASGDPAKFAAAVKKVAETTDLPLILCSFDPAVLKAGLEVVKDKNPLLYAANKDNWKEVGELALEYKVPVVVSALNDLDALKTLAKTLAEAGIQDIVLDPGTVPVGKGLKDTFTNFLKIRRAGIDGDVEIAYPILALPFTAWMAGIEDPVSASYWETVMASMFTIRYGDIMILHSMEPYAVLPEMHLVDTIYTDPRTPVAVDGAMYKVGSPTADSPVFFTTNFALTYYTVESDIASNGIDCWLLAVDTDGIGVEAAVAGGQLTADKVKDAFDKSDFDLKKDVKHNTVIIPGLSARLQGDLEDSLSASIKVGPMDSGRIPGWMEKNWPPQ is encoded by the coding sequence AACCCACCTGTATGGCCTTTGCATCCAAGCTGATCGACAGGTCCGGTAAGACTGCAGATTGCCCACCCCTGGTTAAGGAAAAGAAGTTCGCAAAGAAGCTTGCAGAACTAGAAGGGCTCCTTGCTCCTGAAATCCGTGAAGTGATCATCGGTGTAGGCGAGAAAGCAGCAAAGATCGGTGGGGACGATGTCCTGTACCGCCACAAGCTCACTTTCTTCAACAAGACAAAGATGTTCTTCGATGTGGCAGACAACATGGAAGAAGCTGCCCTTGTGGAGAGAGTAAAGCAGATTGCTGACTTCAGGAAGTTCTATGTAGGAAACTACCTCCTCCTCGACGGTGTGGCAGTAAGGGCAGCCTCCGGAGACCCCGCAAAGTTCGCAGCAGCCGTCAAGAAGGTAGCAGAGACAACAGATCTCCCCTTAATCCTATGTTCCTTCGATCCTGCAGTCCTCAAAGCAGGCCTTGAAGTAGTAAAGGACAAGAACCCGCTGCTCTACGCCGCAAACAAGGACAACTGGAAGGAAGTAGGAGAACTTGCCCTTGAGTACAAGGTGCCTGTGGTAGTTTCTGCCCTCAATGACCTTGATGCCCTCAAGACCCTCGCAAAGACCTTAGCCGAGGCAGGCATTCAGGACATTGTCCTTGACCCCGGAACCGTTCCGGTAGGCAAGGGACTGAAGGACACATTCACCAACTTCCTGAAGATCAGGAGAGCAGGAATCGATGGGGACGTCGAGATTGCCTACCCGATACTGGCCCTTCCGTTCACAGCCTGGATGGCAGGAATCGAGGACCCTGTAAGTGCATCATACTGGGAAACCGTGATGGCTTCAATGTTCACCATCAGATACGGCGACATAATGATCCTGCACAGCATGGAGCCATATGCCGTCCTGCCTGAGATGCACCTGGTAGACACCATCTACACTGACCCGAGGACCCCTGTAGCCGTTGACGGTGCTATGTACAAGGTAGGAAGCCCGACAGCAGACTCTCCGGTGTTCTTCACCACGAACTTCGCCCTTACCTACTACACGGTAGAGAGCGACATTGCATCCAACGGAATAGACTGCTGGCTGCTTGCAGTTGACACCGACGGTATCGGCGTGGAAGCTGCCGTTGCCGGTGGCCAGCTGACCGCCGACAAGGTAAAGGACGCCTTTGATAAGTCAGACTTCGACCTTAAGAAGGACGTCAAACACAACACCGTGATCATTCCGGGTCTGTCAGCTCGCCTGCAGGGAGACCTTGAGGACTCACTCAGTGCAAGCATCAAGGTAGGCCCAATGGACTCCGGCCGTATCCCCGGCTGGATGGAAAAGAACTGGCCACCGCAGTAA
- a CDS encoding DUF134 domain-containing protein, translated as MGVSRKTFWKYLQNARQKAADAFVNGKTIEISGGEYVNSGECKIDFLCKECDHMWELKSN; from the coding sequence ATGGGGGTATCCCGGAAAACTTTCTGGAAATACCTCCAAAATGCACGACAGAAGGCAGCTGACGCTTTTGTCAACGGAAAAACTATTGAGATCTCTGGAGGAGAATACGTTAATAGTGGTGAATGCAAGATCGATTTTCTCTGCAAAGAATGCGATCATATGTGGGAATTAAAGTCTAACTAG
- the cdhA gene encoding CO dehydrogenase/acetyl-CoA synthase complex subunit alpha yields MSKLTTGSFSIEDLKDVQITINNIVGAAKEAAEAEELGPMGPSPFPGLATYRDDWNLKLLDRYEPVITPMCDQCCYCTYGPCDLSNNKRGACGIDMAGHNGREFFLRVITGTACHAAHGRHLLDHLLETFGEDVPLDLGQSDVLTPNITITTGQSPKTLGEIKPAMEHAEEQLTQLLATIHAGQESAEIDYDSKALFSGSLDHVGMEISDIVQIAALDFPKADPEAPLIEMGIGTIDKEKPFLCVIGHNVAGVTYMMDYMEENELTDKVELGGLCCTAIDLTRYKEADRRPPYTKVVGSMSKELKIIRSGMPDVIVVDEQCVRGDIVPEAQKLNIPVIASNAKIMYGLPNRDNQDVDATIEELKSGAIPGCVILDYEKLGEISVRLAQEMHPIREAAGVREIPSDEQMKEWVDKCADCGACYLACPIELDIPEAMKFAKEGDYSYLEELHDACIGCRRCEQVCKKEIPILSVIEKASQKIIAEEKGWMRAGRGQVSDAEIRSEGLNLVMGTTPGIIAIIGCPNYSDCAKGVYYIAEEFLKRNYIVVGTGCGSMDMGMYKDENGETLYERFPGGFVSGGLVNIGSCVSNAHITGAAQKVAGIFGGRTMEGNLAEIADYVLNRVGACGLAWGAFSQKASSIGTGCNIYGIPAVLGAHSSKYRRALIAKDYDESKWKVYDARNGEEMPIPPAPEFLLTTAETWQEATPMMAKACIRPSDNNLGRSIKLTHWMELHDKYIGGLPEDWWKFIRSEADIPLAKRAALMKKLEEEQGWEIDWKRKKIISGPKIKFDVSAQPTNLKRLCKEA; encoded by the coding sequence ATGAGTAAATTAACTACCGGGAGTTTTTCTATAGAAGATCTGAAAGATGTTCAGATCACAATTAACAACATTGTGGGGGCAGCAAAGGAAGCTGCCGAAGCAGAAGAGCTCGGTCCAATGGGCCCATCCCCGTTCCCGGGTCTTGCAACCTACAGGGACGATTGGAACCTCAAATTACTCGACCGTTATGAGCCCGTAATCACCCCAATGTGTGACCAGTGCTGCTACTGCACATACGGCCCCTGTGACCTCTCCAACAACAAGAGAGGTGCCTGTGGTATTGACATGGCCGGACACAACGGCAGGGAATTCTTCCTCCGTGTGATCACCGGTACTGCCTGCCACGCAGCCCACGGTCGTCACCTGCTTGACCACCTGCTCGAGACCTTTGGCGAAGACGTCCCACTTGACCTTGGACAATCCGACGTCCTGACCCCCAACATCACGATCACAACCGGGCAGAGCCCCAAGACCCTCGGGGAAATCAAGCCTGCAATGGAACACGCAGAGGAACAGCTCACCCAGCTCCTTGCAACCATCCACGCAGGGCAGGAATCCGCAGAGATCGACTACGACTCAAAGGCTCTTTTCAGCGGCAGTCTGGACCACGTCGGAATGGAAATTTCCGATATCGTACAGATCGCAGCCCTCGACTTCCCCAAGGCAGACCCCGAAGCCCCACTTATTGAAATGGGTATCGGGACTATTGACAAGGAGAAGCCATTCCTCTGTGTGATCGGACACAACGTGGCCGGTGTCACCTACATGATGGACTACATGGAAGAAAATGAGCTGACCGACAAGGTGGAACTCGGTGGACTCTGCTGTACCGCAATCGACCTGACCAGGTACAAGGAAGCCGACAGGAGGCCCCCATACACCAAGGTCGTCGGTTCCATGTCCAAGGAGCTCAAGATCATCCGCTCCGGAATGCCTGACGTCATTGTTGTTGACGAACAGTGTGTCCGTGGAGACATTGTACCCGAAGCCCAGAAGCTCAATATCCCTGTGATTGCATCCAACGCCAAGATCATGTACGGTCTGCCCAACAGGGACAACCAGGACGTCGATGCGACCATCGAGGAACTCAAGTCCGGAGCAATTCCGGGTTGTGTGATCCTTGACTACGAGAAGCTCGGAGAAATCTCCGTAAGGCTCGCCCAGGAAATGCACCCGATCCGCGAAGCAGCAGGAGTCAGGGAAATCCCATCCGATGAACAGATGAAGGAATGGGTTGACAAGTGTGCCGACTGTGGAGCCTGCTACCTGGCCTGCCCGATCGAGCTGGACATTCCGGAAGCCATGAAGTTCGCCAAGGAAGGAGACTACAGCTACCTTGAAGAACTCCACGACGCATGTATCGGCTGCCGCCGCTGCGAACAGGTCTGTAAGAAGGAAATCCCAATCCTCAGTGTTATCGAGAAGGCATCCCAGAAGATCATCGCCGAGGAGAAAGGCTGGATGAGAGCCGGCAGAGGACAGGTATCCGACGCAGAAATCCGTTCCGAAGGCCTGAATCTGGTCATGGGTACAACCCCGGGTATCATCGCAATCATCGGATGTCCGAACTACTCTGACTGCGCCAAGGGTGTTTACTACATCGCAGAAGAGTTCCTGAAGAGGAACTACATCGTTGTCGGTACCGGCTGTGGATCAATGGATATGGGTATGTACAAGGACGAGAATGGCGAGACCCTTTATGAGAGGTTCCCCGGCGGATTCGTATCCGGTGGACTTGTTAACATCGGGTCCTGTGTCTCGAACGCCCACATCACCGGAGCCGCCCAGAAAGTCGCCGGTATTTTCGGTGGCAGGACCATGGAAGGCAACCTCGCAGAAATCGCTGACTATGTCCTGAACCGTGTTGGTGCCTGCGGTCTTGCATGGGGTGCATTCTCCCAGAAAGCATCTTCCATCGGTACCGGATGTAACATCTACGGTATCCCCGCAGTGCTCGGTGCCCACAGTTCCAAGTACAGGAGAGCCCTGATCGCAAAGGACTATGACGAATCCAAGTGGAAAGTCTACGATGCCAGGAACGGCGAAGAAATGCCAATCCCACCAGCACCGGAATTCCTCCTGACCACCGCAGAGACCTGGCAGGAAGCAACCCCGATGATGGCAAAAGCCTGCATCCGCCCGTCTGACAACAACCTGGGAAGGTCTATCAAACTGACCCACTGGATGGAACTCCACGATAAGTACATCGGCGGACTGCCCGAGGACTGGTGGAAATTCATCAGGAGTGAGGCTGATATCCCACTTGCCAAGCGTGCTGCCCTCATGAAGAAACTTGAAGAGGAACAGGGCTGGGAAATCGACTGGAAGAGGAAGAAGATCATCTCCGGTCCGAAGATCAAGTTCGACGTCTCGGCACAGCCCACTAACCTCAAGAGACTCTGCAAGGAGGCCTGA
- the cdhB gene encoding CO dehydrogenase/acetyl-CoA synthase complex subunit epsilon, producing MVDTTKNTKLFTSYGVTTSKAINPDMAAKMIKKAKRPLLVVGSGILKPELLDRAVKIAQKANLPIAATGHSHVGFLDKDVDAKYINVHQLGFYLTDPNWPGIDGNGNYDMVIVLEFKKYYINQVLSGTKNFSNLKAISIGRDYIQNATMSFGNISREDHYVALDELIENL from the coding sequence ATGGTTGACACTACAAAGAACACCAAGCTCTTTACCAGCTACGGAGTAACCACCTCCAAGGCAATCAACCCGGACATGGCAGCCAAGATGATCAAAAAGGCAAAGAGGCCACTTCTTGTGGTCGGATCCGGAATCCTTAAGCCCGAACTTCTGGACCGTGCAGTTAAGATTGCACAGAAGGCGAACCTTCCGATCGCTGCCACAGGTCACTCTCACGTAGGATTCCTGGACAAGGACGTAGATGCCAAGTACATCAATGTGCACCAGCTCGGGTTCTACTTAACAGACCCCAACTGGCCCGGAATTGATGGGAACGGAAACTACGACATGGTTATCGTCCTGGAATTCAAGAAGTACTACATCAACCAGGTACTGTCCGGAACTAAGAACTTCTCCAACTTGAAAGCAATTTCAATCGGTAGAGACTACATCCAGAACGCAACAATGTCCTTCGGGAACATAAGCAGGGAAGACCACTACGTTGCCCTGGATGAACTAATCGAGAACTTATAA
- the cdhC gene encoding CO dehydrogenase/CO-methylating acetyl-CoA synthase complex subunit beta has product MADEFPFEISPMYEGERVRKDGMFVELGGPKSMGLELVRSAEMDAIVDDQVTIVGPDIKDMEEGKTYPWAMVFNIGGELVEPDLESVVERRVHDFVNYCQGIMHLNQRYDVWMRVSKDTAGKIDSLEAFGQAVMMLFKTELPFIEKMQATFYTDEAAVKEQLDGAMDIFKARDARTKDLHDEDVDVFYGCTLCQAFAPTSVCVVSPDRIALCGAINWFDGRAAAKVDPEGPQFELAKGDVIDELSGEYTGVNEIAKKLSGGEFDRIKLHSFFEFPHTSCGCFEVVGFYIPEVDGIGWINREFQGMSPNGLGFSTMAGQTGGGKQVVGFLGVGVNYFYSPKFIQADGGWNRVVWLPSTFKEKIAEAIPADIIDKIATEADAPDVDALKAFLQEKDHPVVANWVAEEEEEEEEEEEEEAVAAAPMMMPAAGFQMPAMPMVSGGSGGGIKLTFKNAKISIDKMIISEKKAKK; this is encoded by the coding sequence ATGGCAGATGAATTCCCATTTGAAATTTCCCCAATGTATGAAGGTGAAAGAGTAAGAAAAGACGGTATGTTTGTTGAACTCGGCGGTCCCAAGTCCATGGGTCTGGAACTTGTCCGGTCAGCAGAGATGGACGCGATTGTAGACGACCAGGTCACAATCGTCGGTCCCGACATCAAGGACATGGAAGAGGGCAAGACCTACCCCTGGGCAATGGTCTTTAACATCGGCGGAGAACTGGTTGAACCTGACCTTGAATCCGTTGTTGAAAGGCGTGTCCACGACTTCGTGAACTACTGCCAGGGTATCATGCACCTGAACCAGAGGTATGATGTCTGGATGAGGGTTTCAAAGGACACAGCCGGAAAGATCGACTCCCTTGAGGCCTTCGGTCAGGCAGTCATGATGCTCTTCAAGACCGAACTTCCCTTCATCGAGAAGATGCAGGCAACCTTCTACACCGACGAGGCAGCAGTCAAGGAGCAGCTTGATGGCGCAATGGACATCTTCAAAGCCAGAGATGCAAGGACCAAGGACCTCCACGATGAAGACGTTGATGTCTTCTACGGCTGCACCCTCTGCCAGGCGTTTGCTCCAACCAGCGTCTGTGTGGTTTCCCCTGACAGGATTGCCCTCTGTGGTGCAATCAACTGGTTTGACGGCCGCGCTGCCGCAAAGGTAGATCCGGAAGGCCCACAGTTCGAGCTGGCAAAGGGAGATGTAATCGACGAACTCAGCGGTGAATACACCGGAGTTAACGAGATTGCCAAGAAACTCTCCGGCGGAGAATTTGACAGGATCAAACTCCACTCCTTCTTCGAATTCCCGCACACATCATGCGGCTGCTTCGAAGTTGTAGGGTTCTACATCCCTGAAGTCGACGGTATCGGCTGGATTAACAGGGAATTCCAGGGAATGTCCCCCAACGGACTCGGGTTCTCCACAATGGCCGGTCAGACCGGTGGTGGGAAGCAGGTCGTCGGTTTCCTCGGTGTTGGTGTGAACTACTTCTACTCCCCCAAGTTCATCCAGGCTGACGGCGGATGGAACAGGGTTGTCTGGCTCCCCTCCACATTCAAGGAGAAGATTGCAGAAGCCATCCCTGCTGACATCATCGACAAGATCGCAACCGAAGCAGATGCTCCGGATGTCGACGCCCTGAAAGCCTTCCTGCAGGAGAAGGACCACCCCGTAGTTGCAAACTGGGTAGCAGAAGAAGAGGAAGAAGAAGAGGAAGAAGAAGAGGAAGAAGCTGTTGCAGCAGCCCCAATGATGATGCCTGCAGCAGGCTTCCAGATGCCCGCAATGCCGATGGTCTCCGGTGGATCCGGCGGTGGAATCAAGCTGACATTCAAGAACGCAAAGATTTCCATCGACAAGATGATCATCAGCGAGAAGAAAGCAAAGAAGTGA
- a CDS encoding DUF134 domain-containing protein yields the protein MVNRVKRRVSCFPKATYYKPREIPLCCLEITNLSIEELEAIRLCDFLQMEQSEAANRMGVSRKTFWGDLQKARQKVAEALVNGKAIEISGGEYVNSGECEVDFLCKECDHVWELKSDQLRPTSCPNCGSSLIFRIGGDGRGKRFIENDYCCPKKKESRRNTGEGSKKSDNNSYIIDE from the coding sequence ATGGTCAATAGAGTTAAGCGCAGGGTATCTTGCTTTCCAAAGGCCACCTATTACAAGCCTAGAGAAATCCCTCTTTGCTGTCTGGAAATTACCAACCTATCTATAGAAGAGCTTGAGGCTATTCGTCTTTGCGATTTTCTCCAGATGGAGCAGAGTGAGGCTGCTAACAGAATGGGAGTATCCCGGAAAACTTTCTGGGGCGACCTCCAAAAGGCAAGACAGAAGGTGGCTGAGGCTCTTGTCAACGGAAAAGCGATCGAGATATCTGGAGGGGAATACGTTAATAGTGGTGAATGCGAGGTCGATTTTCTCTGCAAAGAATGCGATCATGTGTGGGAATTAAAGTCCGACCAGCTTCGTCCCACAAGCTGTCCGAATTGTGGTTCCAGTCTAATTTTCCGAATAGGCGGTGATGGAAGAGGAAAGAGGTTTATTGAGAATGATTACTGTTGCCCTAAAAAAAAGGAAAGCAGAAGGAATACAGGTGAAGGAAGCAAAAAAAGTGACAATAATAGCTATATCATTGATGAGTGA